A section of the Corynebacterium auris genome encodes:
- a CDS encoding DUF3099 domain-containing protein, translating to MSTADENFSGPGRPRPETVDVEADAAPHRRRLRRRPRELITDATRTPEQNLRSRERTYLVLQGLRLPFILLAIFFAWYQDNWWLAGILFVVSIPLPWIAVMIGNGQGEKRDTRSRNVYKPAVAREYQRLEERRQHQLDAGEAEESRAPTIIEHDDNNPPEPPPEKRSPSD from the coding sequence ATGAGCACCGCTGACGAGAACTTCTCTGGCCCCGGACGGCCTCGCCCAGAGACGGTTGACGTCGAGGCGGATGCAGCACCGCACCGCCGCCGGCTGCGCCGCCGCCCGCGGGAGCTGATCACGGATGCCACGCGCACGCCCGAGCAAAACCTGCGCAGCCGCGAAAGAACGTACCTCGTGCTGCAGGGCCTGCGCCTGCCGTTTATCCTTCTGGCCATCTTTTTCGCCTGGTACCAGGACAACTGGTGGTTGGCGGGGATTCTCTTCGTCGTTTCCATTCCCCTGCCCTGGATCGCCGTCATGATCGGCAACGGCCAGGGCGAAAAGCGCGACACGAGAAGCCGGAACGTGTATAAGCCTGCCGTCGCCCGCGAGTACCAGCGTCTTGAGGAGCGCAGGCAGCACCAGCTCGATGCCGGTGAGGCGGAGGAGTCTCGGGCGCCCACTATCATCGAGCACGACGACAATAACCCGCCCGAGCCCCCGCCCGAGAAAAGGAGCCCCAGTGACTGA
- a CDS encoding DUF7782 domain-containing protein, whose protein sequence is MTEPTPLTSAVSTLANELRSAGFTTESIAAHLGPDATEALFRGEPGVVFAACEDGSRLSGLIRFFLLREAVPGEALADLIGSRLTLSLLDASLAATLPSGEIRVALDVRPHVIAGENRLIVSDLDASTTEHVPGPDHVLGVGAASLSLLSASSCEPVDSVLDLGTGSGVQAVAQSGCATRVVATDLSARALELAAANLAANGIDNVELREGPWFEPVSGERFDRIVINPPFVVGPPTVGHVYRDSGLDLDGATQLVVSEAPDHLNPGGTAHILGAWVHTADGSWRSRVASWLPPRGVSAWVVQRDVVDPGRYVSTWLKDGSIDPRSREGIEKTARWLAHFRHNDVRAIGFGWVFIRAIGDAPTEVTAEEIPQPFTDPLAPEAAEYFERAAWLREASAQDIADARYVVRPGLAVEEVSVADSETGMGFRPEVIRLTRTDGPRFSHEADAGLRSIVAGLHPHGLPLRDIISLWAVSTGADAEDYAASAISAVTDLVRHGLLIPSDIAEIVS, encoded by the coding sequence GTGACTGAACCGACGCCGTTGACCAGCGCGGTTTCCACTCTCGCCAACGAACTGCGCTCCGCCGGGTTCACCACGGAGTCAATCGCCGCTCACCTCGGCCCGGACGCGACCGAAGCGCTCTTCCGCGGCGAGCCCGGCGTCGTCTTCGCCGCGTGCGAGGACGGGTCACGCCTATCGGGCCTCATCCGCTTCTTCCTCCTGCGCGAGGCGGTACCCGGAGAAGCCTTAGCCGATCTCATCGGCTCGCGGTTGACGCTTTCGCTTCTCGACGCCTCACTCGCCGCCACGCTTCCCTCCGGCGAAATCCGGGTGGCGCTCGACGTGCGCCCCCACGTCATCGCGGGGGAAAACCGTCTCATCGTCTCCGACCTCGATGCCTCCACCACCGAGCACGTCCCGGGCCCGGACCACGTGCTCGGCGTCGGCGCCGCCTCCCTGTCGCTGCTGTCAGCCTCCTCCTGCGAGCCCGTTGACAGCGTCCTCGACCTCGGCACAGGATCCGGCGTGCAGGCGGTGGCGCAGTCCGGCTGCGCCACCCGAGTCGTGGCCACAGATCTCAGCGCTCGCGCTCTCGAGCTCGCTGCGGCGAACCTGGCGGCAAACGGTATCGACAACGTGGAGCTTCGCGAAGGGCCCTGGTTCGAGCCGGTCTCCGGGGAGCGCTTCGACAGAATCGTCATCAACCCGCCCTTCGTCGTGGGCCCGCCTACGGTCGGGCACGTCTACCGCGACTCCGGCCTGGACCTTGACGGCGCAACACAGCTCGTCGTCAGCGAGGCCCCGGACCACCTCAACCCCGGCGGCACGGCGCACATCCTCGGTGCCTGGGTCCACACCGCCGACGGCAGCTGGCGCAGCCGGGTCGCGTCCTGGCTGCCGCCGCGCGGCGTGTCGGCGTGGGTGGTGCAGCGCGACGTGGTCGACCCCGGCAGGTACGTCTCCACGTGGCTGAAGGACGGTTCGATCGACCCGCGCTCGCGCGAGGGCATCGAGAAAACAGCGCGCTGGCTCGCGCACTTCCGCCACAACGACGTGCGCGCGATCGGCTTTGGCTGGGTATTCATCCGCGCGATTGGGGACGCACCGACCGAGGTGACGGCAGAAGAAATCCCGCAACCTTTTACGGACCCTCTCGCACCGGAGGCTGCGGAGTACTTCGAGCGCGCAGCGTGGCTACGCGAGGCCAGTGCGCAAGACATTGCGGACGCACGCTACGTCGTCCGCCCGGGCCTCGCTGTCGAAGAGGTCAGCGTGGCCGATTCCGAGACCGGCATGGGCTTTCGCCCGGAGGTGATCCGCCTGACCCGCACCGACGGGCCGCGCTTTAGCCACGAGGCCGACGCGGGGCTTCGTTCCATCGTCGCCGGATTGCACCCGCACGGCCTGCCGCTGCGCGACATCATCTCCCTGTGGGCCGTGTCCACCGGCGCGGACGCCGAGGATTACGCCGCCTCGGCGATCTCGGCAGTTACCGACCTCGTGCGCCACGGCCTGCTCATTCCCTCCGATATCGCGGAGATTGTCTCCTAG
- the dtd gene encoding D-aminoacyl-tRNA deacylase, with protein MKAVLTRVSSASVTVDGEVVGSIECPSTGGVLALVGVARDDGEEQWRTMARKIAELRLLEGERSVQDVRGSVLLVSQFTLMGRTAKGRRPSWSDAAPGDAAEPMLNKIAAELRDRGVHVEEGRFGAMMQVSSVNEGPFTLLVET; from the coding sequence GTGAAAGCCGTACTCACCCGCGTTTCCAGCGCCAGCGTCACCGTCGATGGCGAGGTCGTCGGATCGATCGAGTGCCCCTCCACCGGGGGCGTGCTCGCGCTGGTCGGCGTGGCCCGCGACGACGGAGAGGAGCAGTGGCGGACAATGGCGCGCAAGATCGCGGAGTTGCGCCTGCTCGAGGGGGAGCGTTCGGTCCAGGATGTCCGCGGTAGCGTTCTGCTGGTGAGCCAGTTCACCCTCATGGGACGCACCGCGAAGGGGCGTCGGCCGTCGTGGTCGGACGCAGCGCCCGGTGATGCCGCGGAGCCGATGCTGAACAAGATCGCCGCGGAGCTGCGCGACCGCGGCGTCCACGTAGAGGAGGGGCGCTTCGGCGCAATGATGCAGGTCTCCAGCGTCAACGAAGGCCCCTTTACTCTCCTGGTGGAAACATAA